In Vibrio alginolyticus NBRC 15630 = ATCC 17749, the sequence CGCAAGGATTGAGCTTGACGCTTGCGATAAAATTTGTGACTTGGTCATTGCCGTCGTTTCTTTCGCGAAATCTGTATCTTTGATACGGCTCTTCGACGCATTCACGTTCTCGTTAATGTTGTCCAAGTTGCTGATTGCGTGGTTGAAACGGTTCTGGAATGCACCTAGCTCTGCGCGGTGGCTGTCTACGTATTTCAGTGCTGCATCGATGATAGCAACAGATTCTTGTGCGCCACCAACTGAGGTTACGTCGATAGTATCTACCGTTACTTTTTTACCTTCGCCCAAACCTAGCTCACCAGATAGGCCGCCTGAAAACTCGACTTCGCCTTCGACTTTGTTGTTGCCAGCAAAGATTTGCAGTTTACCGTCTTGGTCTACAGAGGCTTTCACTAGGTCAGTTTGACCGTTAATGTAAGTCGCAAGCTCTTCGATATCGTCACCCGCTTTTGCGCTGATGTTGATTTCTTGCTCTTGGCCGTAGCTGTCCGTTAGGTTGATTTTTAGGTCGTTCTTACCTTCAGCAACGTTCCAGTCTTTACCTTTACCACTTTCAGCTTGGTAGCTCACACCGCCCATCATTTTGTTGTCTGAACGCATGTCTTTTAGCTCAAGCATCACTGCTTCGCCGTTATCTGCACCGATTTGGAACGATTTCGCACCGTGTGTGCCGTTTAGTAGCTTGTTACCACCGAAAGAAGTGGTTTCTGCGATACGGTTTAGTTCGTCGTTTAGCGCGGTCACTTCTTCTTGAATCGCAACGCGCTCTGCTTTCGAGTTTGAACCGTTTGCTGATTGCAGAGACAAGTCACGCATACGTTGAAGAATGTTAGTGGTCTCATTCATTGCACCTTCAGCAGTTTGTGCAATCGAGATACCGTCGTTCGCGTTGCGAACCGCTACATCCAAACCACGGCTTTGTACGTTCAAACGGTTCGAGATTTGTAGACCCGCAGCGTCATCTTTTGCGCTGTTGATTTTAAAACCCGAAGACAAACGCTCCATAGAAGTTTGTTGAGCTGAGTTTGCGTTGTTTAGGTAACGCTGAGCGGTCATCGCTGATACGTTAGTGTTTACATTCACTGCCATGGTGATTTCTCCAATTGATTTTCCGGTGTAGCGGTTTCCGACGTCTCGGAAAACCAAGTAGTTCTCTCAAAGTTACTTTTATTAACGGCGCATACCCTGTTTTCTTTAGAGAAAATTTTAGATTTTTTTGAAAATAATTCGTTTGGAGGGGTAATCGTGACAAAGCGGATAAAAAAGCAAAAAACTTTCATTTTTCGCTAAAGCTTCTTTTCGAATTGTCGATACAGGCAGGTTTTGCGTTAAATTCGGGCAAGGCCGTTCATCAGCCAAGCAAGGTCAATGCTAGGTTTGGCGCTTGTTTTGCTTGCGCCAGAATAGAAGTACTGACCTGTTGTAAAATCTGTTGCTTCACCATTTGCGTAGTTTCTTTGGCATAGTCAGTGTCTTGGATACGACTGTTGGAAGCGGCTAAGTTTTCGTGGATGTTATCGAGATTATTGATCGCGTGATTAAAGCGGTTTTGATACGCGCCTAACTCCGCACGACTGCCATCTACCGTTTTCAAAGCATCATCTAAAATGCCGACCGCCATCTGAGCGCCACCGACCGTGCTAATATCAATACTATCTACCGTTCTATTTACGGTGACATACTTGCCAAGTTCTAACTCATCAGCCAGGCCACCACTGAAGGTTGGTCCAGGGTATTTTATGGCGTCCTTGTGGGACATGAGTAACTGCAGTTGCCCCTCTTCATTAACAGACGCTTTCACTTTATCGGTCTGCCCGTTAATGTAAGTCGCGAGTTCTTCTATATCGTCGCCAGCTTTAGCTTCAATACGGATCTCCTGCTCTTCAAAATTGTTATCACGGTAGCTGATAACAATTTCATTATTTCCGTTTTGAACCGTCCAATCTGAACTGACTCTTTGATATGAGCTCATTGAAAAGCTACCTAAAGATTCCGGCTGCATGGTCCGCAGGCCAATTTGTACCGCTTCACCAGCCGTTGCACCGATTTGAAAAGACGATGTACCGAATGTGCCGTTCAGCAATTTACGTCCACCAAAAGATGTGGTTTCTGCAATACGACTTAACTCATCATTTAAAGCAGAGACTTCTTCTTGCAGTGCAGTGCGCTCCGCTTTGCTGTTTGAACCATTGGCTGACTGTAGCGACAAATCACGCATACGTTGCATGATATTGGTCACCTCATTCATCGCGCCTTCCGCAGTTTGCATGATGGAAATGCCGTCATTCGCGTTGCGAACCGCAACATCTAAACCACGCATTTGTGATTGCAAGCGGTTGGAAATTTGCAGACCCGCAGCGTCATCCTTTGCGCTATTAATACGCTTCCCTGAAGACAAACGCTCCATGGATTGATTCAGCATATCCGTTGCACTGGTCAAGTGACGCTGTGCGACAAGTGCTGCAACATTGGTATTAACGGTGATCGCCACGAATAAAGAGTCCTAAAATTAAGGCTTTGAGTACTTATCGACCAAGTAACAGAAAAGTTTAGTGTTTTTTGAAAAGAGATTGGAATAGAAATCGAAAACAAAAGCCCTCCATTGGAGGGCTTAAGAAATAAAGTCTGACAACTTACTTGATGGCTAGCTCTGCGAGCATTTCTTGCGAAGGCGCGAAGAAGTACGCACCAGTTACCGCTGTTGTGAAACGAAGCATTTGGTCTGTTTTACCATCTGTCACGCCGTACATACTTTCTAGCATCACTTTAATGTTATGAAGTGTATTGCAGTAAGAAATAAACAGCAGGCCATGAGGCCCTGTCACCGTCCCGTATGGTAAGCTGTGGCGAACAATCTTCAAACCTTTACCTTCTTCTTTGATATCAACTCGACCAACGTGTGATGCAGCAGGAACGTCTTCTAGCTCGATAGAGTCTAGCTTGGTACGACCAATCACTTTTTCTTGCGCTTTGACATTCAATCGATTCCAAGCGGCAAGGTTATGTTCAAAGCGCTGAGCCATAACATAACTGCCTCCAGCAAATGGGCCCTCTTTTACTAGAGCCACATCAGCGCGAGCCTCCCCTTTCGGGTTTTCTGTGCCATCAATGAAGTCTGTCATATCACGAGCATCAAGGTAACGGTACCCATATGTTTCGTCCACAATGGTGACATCTTGTGCCGTCTCTTCTAGGAACTTACGCAACACGTAAAAATGCAAGTCGTGACGAGTCGAGTGACAGTGAATCAGTACATCTACGTCTGTTGCTGGAGCAACGATGTCACCTTCGCCAAGTTGAGTAAAATCAATAAGCTCTTCTGGCGCGTCTACATTAAGGTGTTCCCAAAACGATTTTGTGAATGCGATAGAAAGCGTCAGCGCTGCACCCGGCTGGGTAATGTTTAACTCTTCCACCAACTTTGGCAGTGCTTTCAGTTTTTCTAATACGTTTTCACGGTTTTGGTTCACTTTGAGTTGAGTGTACAGTGCAAATGGCCCGGCTTCTGGCACGATCGCCGTTTGAGCTTGTGACATTGAGGTTTCCTCTATTACTTTGCCCCAGAGTGGGAAGTTATTGTTTTTAATTCTTTGAATGCTGCTGTTCATCGTGCGCCAATTGTGGCACATGAAAACAGTCTTTTACCCATATTCCATTTAGAAGATAGATCATAAACCAAGCTAATAAGGTAATGGTAAGGGCGTTTGCCCAATTAAACACTCCATGTTCTAGGTACACATGATACATGGTCTGAGCAAGTTGAATACCGCACAAGATCAAAGTGATCTCGCGACCATAGCGAGTAATTCTGTTTACCCATCCTCTGTCGGGATGACGAAGCCCCATTAACCACATAAGAAGCAAACTTGGAATGCCCATCGCCAAACCTAAATACAACGTACTTGAATCTGGGTAAACAATAGCGAGTAGCTTGCTGCCACTATCACGACTTACACCAGCCATGGCAAACACCACCCATGAACGCACAAGAAACATCCATCCCACCCATAAAATGATCGGCGCCTTTAAAAATCCATGAGCGTCATATTGGTCAAACGAATAGCGCACAACATCTTCTTCTTTATGTGATAAAAACGTCACTTTAACCTATCGTTTCAGAGTTGCAAGCCAACAAAGATGAGAACTGAAGTTCATTTCAGCACCTTACACAGGTAAACTAAACAAAGATTTACAGCGACGTTGATGAGAAACATGAAAAAAAGAACTCCTGCCACCCCTGTGCCTTCTCAAGAAACACAAGCCGAAGCGATGAGAATTGCTAAATCCACGCAAAAGCCCGGCCAAACCAAAGAGCAAACCAAGCTCATCGCTCAAGGTATCGAAAAAGGCATCGCGCAATATAAGAAACAACAAAAAGAGCGCAACCGCCAAGCCGATAAAGCGAAGAAAAAACAGCAACGTGAAAAACAACGTCAGCATGAAGAGATTATCGAACAAGACAATATCACCAACGATGCGCCAAACCATTCATCAAGCAAACTGCCTTGGACACTACTTGTCCTGAGCTGGATTGGCTTTGCTGCTTACATAGTATTGGGGAAATAGCTAATGAAACGCCTGTTACTTGGACTTTTTGTCGTGCTTCTAACGGGTTGCACGATGCCATCTCACCTTACTCATGCTCAAAGTCAAGATGTTCATATTCGCATTGACGCGCAATTCGACCCTGAGCGATGCGAATACAAAGGCGAAGTCACCGGAAGTGAAGGCCATTGGTATAACTACATTTTCATGACTAATGACGCGATGATGCAAGGCGCGATGAACGATTTAAAAAACAATGCAGCGGCTATCGATGCGGACACCGTTTTTATGGTTTCCCCACAAGATTTTATCACTTCATTTAGCGTACTGGGTTCCGCCTACCGCTGCAATGGATGAGGCCTGAATATGAAAAAAGCCAGCAATTGCTGGCTTATGCACGAAATCCAAGACTGCTAGCGATATCTCTCTCCCGCTCTAGAACCCATTGGCTATCAAAAGGCCCCCAATCTGAAAGTTGATAATAGCCGTCATTATGACGTCGGCCATCTTGAACGAATATGAGTTCAATGCCGATCCCAGGTAACGCCTTGAGTACATCTTGAATAGTACGACGAGGCCACCCCGTTTTTTCGATCAACTTTGGCACATTCGGCCTTTCTAGGTTTTCCACCAACAAGGCCAAATATAGCCGCCTTGCAAAAACAGGACTCAATTCCATTGACACCTCCTAAAATTGTGCTGATTCATTATTTCGTTTTTGCTCAGCGAGGTGTTGCGTTTGATCAATAACTCGACTTTTCCATTTTATTTAGACGAATTTTTATTCGATTTATAGCGCATTCATCGTAAATAAGTTATGTGACATTAGTTATCTCAATCTATCTGAAAATATTTTCCACCGCATTTTGTCAGTTTGATTGCTTCTTGATAGGATGCTTTAACAGCCCAAATCACTTAAGTGCGTCTTAACCGCGCCAGTGAAAAATAGAACAAAGAAAAAGGAAACACTATGTCGATTACCATGTTTGGTATTCCCAACTGCGATACGATCAAAAAAGCCAAGAAATGGTTAGAAGCCGAGGATATTGCTTACGACTTCCATGACTACCGTAAGCAAGGCATTGATGCAGAAATGGTAAGTGAATTTTGTCGCGCTTTAGGTTGGGAACAGGTGCTCAATAAACGTGGCACAACCTACCGCCAATTAGCGCAAGAGCAGAAAGACACACTTAACGAGGAAAACGCCATCGCTCTTTTGGTAGAAAACCCTGCGATGATTAAACGCCCAATTTTAAAAGTGAATGATCAACTTCATATCGGTTTTAAAGCTGATCAATACGCTAGCATTTTCAACTCTTAAATAAAGGAATACTCAAGGATGACAGACAGTCCAGTATTGGCACTTGCTAAAGATCTGATCAGTAGACAGTCCGTAACGCCGGAAGACGCAGGTTGTCAGGATTTGATGATCGAGCGCTTAAAAGCACTCGGGTTTGAAATTGAAGTGATGGTATTTGAAGACACCACGAACTTCTGGGCTCGACGTGGTTCAGAAGCGCCGCTATTTGCGTTTGCTGGCCACACCGATGTGGTACCAGCTGGCAAATTGGAACACTGGAATACACATCCGTTTGAACCGACCATTATTGATGGTTACTTGCATGGCCGCGGCGCAGCTGACATGAAAGGGTCACTCGCCGCTATGGTTGTTGCAGTTGAACGCTTTATCGCCGAAAACCCAGATCACAAAGGCTCAATTGGCTTCTTAATTACGTCGGATGAAGAAGGGCCATTTATCAACGGTACCGTTCGTGTTGTAGAAACGTTGATGGA encodes:
- a CDS encoding flagellin, with protein sequence MAVNVNTNVSAMTAQRYLNNANSAQQTSMERLSSGFKINSAKDDAAGLQISNRLNVQSRGLDVAVRNANDGISIAQTAEGAMNETTNILQRMRDLSLQSANGSNSKAERVAIQEEVTALNDELNRIAETTSFGGNKLLNGTHGAKSFQIGADNGEAVMLELKDMRSDNKMMGGVSYQAESGKGKDWNVAEGKNDLKINLTDSYGQEQEINISAKAGDDIEELATYINGQTDLVKASVDQDGKLQIFAGNNKVEGEVEFSGGLSGELGLGEGKKVTVDTIDVTSVGGAQESVAIIDAALKYVDSHRAELGAFQNRFNHAISNLDNINENVNASKSRIKDTDFAKETTAMTKSQILSQASSSILAQAKQAPNSALSLLG
- a CDS encoding flagellin, whose protein sequence is MAITVNTNVAALVAQRHLTSATDMLNQSMERLSSGKRINSAKDDAAGLQISNRLQSQMRGLDVAVRNANDGISIMQTAEGAMNEVTNIMQRMRDLSLQSANGSNSKAERTALQEEVSALNDELSRIAETTSFGGRKLLNGTFGTSSFQIGATAGEAVQIGLRTMQPESLGSFSMSSYQRVSSDWTVQNGNNEIVISYRDNNFEEQEIRIEAKAGDDIEELATYINGQTDKVKASVNEEGQLQLLMSHKDAIKYPGPTFSGGLADELELGKYVTVNRTVDSIDISTVGGAQMAVGILDDALKTVDGSRAELGAYQNRFNHAINNLDNIHENLAASNSRIQDTDYAKETTQMVKQQILQQVSTSILAQAKQAPNLALTLLG
- a CDS encoding Dyp-type peroxidase yields the protein MSQAQTAIVPEAGPFALYTQLKVNQNRENVLEKLKALPKLVEELNITQPGAALTLSIAFTKSFWEHLNVDAPEELIDFTQLGEGDIVAPATDVDVLIHCHSTRHDLHFYVLRKFLEETAQDVTIVDETYGYRYLDARDMTDFIDGTENPKGEARADVALVKEGPFAGGSYVMAQRFEHNLAAWNRLNVKAQEKVIGRTKLDSIELEDVPAASHVGRVDIKEEGKGLKIVRHSLPYGTVTGPHGLLFISYCNTLHNIKVMLESMYGVTDGKTDQMLRFTTAVTGAYFFAPSQEMLAELAIK
- a CDS encoding DUF2919 domain-containing protein, whose product is MRYSFDQYDAHGFLKAPIILWVGWMFLVRSWVVFAMAGVSRDSGSKLLAIVYPDSSTLYLGLAMGIPSLLLMWLMGLRHPDRGWVNRITRYGREITLILCGIQLAQTMYHVYLEHGVFNWANALTITLLAWFMIYLLNGIWVKDCFHVPQLAHDEQQHSKN
- a CDS encoding DUF2956 domain-containing protein translates to MKKRTPATPVPSQETQAEAMRIAKSTQKPGQTKEQTKLIAQGIEKGIAQYKKQQKERNRQADKAKKKQQREKQRQHEEIIEQDNITNDAPNHSSSKLPWTLLVLSWIGFAAYIVLGK
- a CDS encoding DUF4156 domain-containing protein, which produces MKRLLLGLFVVLLTGCTMPSHLTHAQSQDVHIRIDAQFDPERCEYKGEVTGSEGHWYNYIFMTNDAMMQGAMNDLKNNAAAIDADTVFMVSPQDFITSFSVLGSAYRCNG
- a CDS encoding winged helix-turn-helix domain-containing protein, with the translated sequence MELSPVFARRLYLALLVENLERPNVPKLIEKTGWPRRTIQDVLKALPGIGIELIFVQDGRRHNDGYYQLSDWGPFDSQWVLERERDIASSLGFRA
- a CDS encoding ArsC family reductase translates to MSITMFGIPNCDTIKKAKKWLEAEDIAYDFHDYRKQGIDAEMVSEFCRALGWEQVLNKRGTTYRQLAQEQKDTLNEENAIALLVENPAMIKRPILKVNDQLHIGFKADQYASIFNS